A single Anopheles funestus chromosome 2RL, idAnoFuneDA-416_04, whole genome shotgun sequence DNA region contains:
- the LOC125760651 gene encoding protein roadkill isoform X1, whose product MANSRVPSPPLPEVNTPVAENWCYTQVKVVKFSYMWTINNFSFCREEMGEVLKSSTFSAGANDKLKWCLRVNPKGLDEESKDYLSLYLLLVSCNKSEVRAKFKFSILNAKREETKAMESQRAYRFVQGKDWGFKKFIRRDFLLDEANGLLPEDKLTIFCEVSVVADSVNISGQSNIIQFKVPECKLSEDLGTLFDNEKFSDVTLAVGGREFQVHKAILAARSPVFAAMFEHEMEERKQNRVAITDVDHEVLKEMLRFIYTGKAPNLDKMADDLLAAADKYALDKLKVMCEEALCVNLSVETAAETLILADLHSADQLKAQTIDFINTHATDVVETVGWKNMVATHPHLLNEAYRALATQQIPPIGPPRKRVKMS is encoded by the exons GTCAAAGTGGTCAAATTCAGCTACATGTGGACGATCAACAATTTCAGCTTCTGCCGGGAAGAGATGGGTGAAGTGCTGAAATCCTCCACATTCTCCGCGGGTGCTAATGATAAGCTAAAATG GTGCTTGCGCGTCAATCCAAAAGGTCTCGACGAGGAAAGCAAAGACTATCTCTCCCTCTACCTGCTGCTGGTGTCCTGCAATAAGTCGGAAGTCCGGGCCAAGTTCAAATTTTCAATCCTCAACGCCAAACGCGAGGAAACGAAGGCGATGGAATCGCAACGAGCGTACCGGTTCGTGCAGGGCAAGGACTGGGGCTTCAAAAAGTTCATCCGGCGAGATTTTCTGCTGGacgaggcgaacggtttgctGCCGGAAGACAAACTAACGATATTCTGCGAG GTCAGCGTAGTGGCCGATAGTGTGAACATTTCCGGCCAAAGCAACATCATCCAATTCAAAGTGCCAGAATGCAAGCTGTCCGAGGATCTAGGGACACTGTTTGACAACGAAAAATTCAGCGATGTCACACTGGCAGTCGGTGGTCGGGAATTTCAGGTGCACAAAGCAATACTAGCAG CACGCAGTCCCGTATTTGCCGCTATGTTCGAGCACGAGATGGaagaacgaaagcaaaaccggGTCGCGATCACGGACGTGGACCACGAAGTATTAAAAGAAATGCTGCGGTTTATCTACACGGGGAAGGCACCCAACCTGGACAAGATGGCGGACGATCTGTTGGCGGCGGCGGACAAGTACGCCCTCGACAAGCTGAAGGTGATGTGTGAGGAAGCGCTCTGTGTTAATCTGTCGGTCGAAACGGCGGCCGAAACACTAATCCTGGCCGATCTGCACAGTGCCGATCAGCTGAAGGCGCAAACGATAGACTTCATCAACAC TCATGCGACGGACGTGGTGGAGACGGTTGGTTGGAAAAACATGGTGGCGACCCATCCGCATCTGCTAAACGAAGCGTACCGGGCGCTGGCAACGCAACAGATACCACCGATCGGGCCCCCGCGCAAACGGGTGAAGATGAgctga
- the LOC125760648 gene encoding uncharacterized protein LOC125760648, which translates to MLTSVNAVMSTTSPPLPSSPSSSSTLSSPSSSSSSSSNNNNTAILPMLSPRSTPAQPAVSSSSSPGCCTLASSTTSPSAPALAAALLLTSHSSSASRTSASSQSHGYQQQQLLSPPPPAALSLASSSSPILVQSSTVATTGTTASSLLINHLTSSTKQQLPLPSPPSSSSSSVCRGTVAVPKPSALAAVADEVIGNKSELHQPPLVVVAAAAAATQKKTKLGSNVAIASSPPASSNRSEGSDISACPKVISPIVNVVVNDIAAGLANAVAAAVADAVTVATIGRNLIMATGGGGGTARHNHSGRATGSTSSNTGSNGTNTLNSYSQLRQQLEMGTSAAAVLVAAGTGASKGGAVVGHQPASSHQQQQQQQHSHLKQYLNAASSVGRRGGSAGAGAGGGSLMLAAGGVAGNQHPGGAAQQQQHHHHHHHHHHHVHSQLRRQPTCSGSTNGGTVAAVASSHAGAIHDNGSGHNNNARSTSNAIDANANHHHHRW; encoded by the coding sequence atgttgacATCCGTAAATGCCGTGATGTCAACAACATCGCCTCCATTACCGTCATCACCATCCTCATCGTCCACGTTATCATCACCAagttccagcagcagcagcagcagcaacaacaacaacacggcAATACTCCCCATGCTATCCCCGCGTTCCACTCCCGCCCAACCAGCTGTGTCGTCTTCGTCCTCACCTGGCTGTTGTACGTTGGCATCTTCGACCACCTCTCCGTCTGCTCCGGCACTGGCGGCGGCACTACTGCTGACATCACATTCGTCGTCCGCTAGCCGAACGTCCGCATCTTCACAATCGCATGGctaccaacagcagcagctactatcaccaccaccaccagcagcgtTATCCTTAGCGTCGTCCTCTTCACCGATCTTGGTACAATCTTCAACGGTGGCTACTACCGGTACTACGGCATCATCATTGCTGATCAATCATCTCACGAGCAGCACCAAACAGCAGCTCCCATTACCATCTCCCCCGTCCTCGAGTTCATCGTCCGTGTGTCGGGGCACGGTGGCAGTACCAAAACCTTCTGCTCTGGCAGCAGTAGCAGATGAAGTGATTGGCAATAAGAGCGAACTGCATCAACCACCGTTAGTggtggtagcagcagcagcagcagccacccAGAAGAAGACAAAACTAGGAAGCAATGTTGCCATAGCCTCATCGCCACCAGCTAGCAGCAATCGTAGTGAGGGGAGTGATATTTCGGCCTGCCCGAAGGTAATATCGCCCATCGTGAACGTGGTGGTTAACGATATTGCTGCCGGATTGGCAAATGCTGTGGCGGCTGCTGTAGCGGACGCTGTAACTGTTGCCACGATCGGAAGGAATCTGATTATGGCTACCGGTGGAGGAGGTGGTACTGCACGTCATAATCACAGCGGACGTGCGACGGGCAGCACAAGCAGTAACACGGGCAGCAACGGCACCAACACTCTCAACTCGTACTCACAGTTGCGCCAACAGCTCGAAATGGGAACCTCTGCAGCGGCTGTGCTCGTGGCTGCTGGTACCGGTGCGTCCAAAGGTGGTGCTGTTGTCGGTCACCAGCCGGCATCCtcacaccagcagcagcagcagcagcaacacagtCACCTGAAGCAATATCTTAATGCTGCATCCTCCGTCGGAAGGAGAGGTGGCAGCGCAGGAGCAGGTGCAGGAGGTGGCAGTTTAATGCTCGCTGCTGGTGGTGTTGCCGGTAACCAGCACCCCGGTGGTGcggcacagcagcagcaacatcaccatcaccatcaccaccatcatcatcacgtaCATTCGCAGCTAAGACGTCAGCCGACGTGCAGTGGTTCCACTAATGGCGGTACAGTTGCTGCCGTAGCTTCCTCTCATGCAGGAGCGATTCACGATAATGGCAGTGGACACAACAACAATGCACGCTCGACATCGAATGCAATCGATGCCAACgcaaaccatcatcatcatcgatggTAG
- the LOC125760649 gene encoding LIM and senescent cell antigen-like-containing domain protein 1 isoform X3, producing MSLGTMHCTRCDEGFEPHERIVNSNGQLWHTQCFVCAQCFRQFQDGIFYEFEGRKYCEKDFHILFAPCCNKCNNFVIGRVIKAMAANWHPQCFTCERCSIPLADSGFIRNQNRALCHDCNRKEKEVGLGKLVCNKCHGIIDDAPLRFRGEVYHGYHFNCTACGAELDSSAREVKNRSGYAANDMNELYCLRCHDRMGIPICGACRRPIEERVVTALGKHWHVEHFVCAKCEKPFLGHRHYEKRGMAYCETHYHQLFGNLCFVCNQVIAGDVFTALNKAWCVHHFSCSICDQKLDQKSKFFEYDEKPVCKKCYERFPNELRRRLRISHENTIKKPVP from the exons ATGTCGCTTGGCACCATGCACTGCACCCGGTGCGATGAAGGCTTTGAGCCACACGAACGTATCGTCAACTCGAACGGGCAGCTCTGGCATACGCAGTGCTTTGT GTGCGCCCAATGTTTCCGCCAGTTTCAGGACGGTATATTCTACGAGTTCGAGGGTCGCAAATACTGCGAGAAGGATTTCCACATCCTGTTTGCGCCGTGCTGCAACAAGTGCAACAACTTTGTAATTGGACGCGTCATCAAAGCGATGGCCGCGAACTGGCATCCGCAGTGTTTCACTTGCGAACGGTGCAGCATACCGCTGGCCGATTCGGGCTTCATACGCAATCAGAATCGGGCCCTCTGTCACGATTGTAATCGCAAGGAGAAGGAGGTCGGCCTCGGCAAGCTGGTTTGCAACAAGTGCCA TGGCATTATTGATGATGCACCATTGCGCTTCCGAGGTGAAGTTTACCATGGGTATCATTTCAACTGTACGGCTTGCGGTGCCGAACTGGACTCGTCCGCACGGGAGGTGAAGAATCGCAGCGGTTACGCGGCCAATGACATGAACGAGTTGTACTGTTTGCGGTGTCACGATCGTATGGGCATTCCGATTTGTGGTGCCTGTCGGCGTCCGATCGAGGAACGAGTTGTGACCGCACTGGGAAAACACTGGCACGTAGAG CACTTTGTTTGTGCCAAATGTGAAAAACCGTTCCTTGGTCATCGACACTACGAGAAGCGCGGCATGGCCTACTGTGAGACGCACTACCATCAGCTGTTCGGGAATTTGTGCTTTGTCTGCAATCAAGTCATCGCTGGCGATG TTTTTACCGCCTTGAACAAGGCCTGGTGCGTTCATCACTTCTCCTGTTCAATCTGCGACCAGAAGCTGGATCAAAAGTCTAAATTCTTCGAGTACGACGAGAAACCAGTGTGCAAGAAATGTTACGAACGGTTCCCGAACGAGCTGCGCCGGCGTTTGCgtatttcgcatgaaaatactATCAAAAAGCCCGTTCCATAG
- the LOC125760649 gene encoding LIM and senescent cell antigen-like-containing domain protein 1 isoform X1, which produces MATSGGITGGPFTTTPPSTANPSAVVGPQKNVQFLTTATASPSMANRTVYDSSSTPQQRPAVPFEHSTSSHGVTARNENADIIAQKSPGTYQNLPTTVPATPTTPGRRMESWEQFGRSNVQTVAAGGGVTTNNMSLGTMHCTRCDEGFEPHERIVNSNGQLWHTQCFVCAQCFRQFQDGIFYEFEGRKYCEKDFHILFAPCCNKCNNFVIGRVIKAMAANWHPQCFTCERCSIPLADSGFIRNQNRALCHDCNRKEKEVGLGKLVCNKCHGIIDDAPLRFRGEVYHGYHFNCTACGAELDSSAREVKNRSGYAANDMNELYCLRCHDRMGIPICGACRRPIEERVVTALGKHWHVEHFVCAKCEKPFLGHRHYEKRGMAYCETHYHQLFGNLCFVCNQVIAGDVFTALNKAWCVHHFSCSICDQKLDQKSKFFEYDEKPVCKKCYERFPNELRRRLRISHENTIKKPVP; this is translated from the exons ATGGCAACCAGTGGCGGCATTACGGGTGGACCCTTTACCACCACACCCCCTAGTACAGCGAACCCTTCGGCAGTGGTGGGTCcgcaaaaaaatgtacaattctTAACGACTGCAACGGCATCACCATCGATGGCAAACAGAACGGTGTACGATAGCAGTTCTACACCGCAGCAACGACCTGCAGTACCGTTTGAACATTCGACCAGTTCCCATGGTGTGACGGCACGCAACGAGAACGCCGACATTATTGCGCAAAAATCACCCGGAACGTATCAGAATCTGCCGACTACCGTACCGGCAACACCGACGACACCGGGCAGAAGAATGGAATCTTGGGAACAATTTGGCAGGTCTAACGTGCAAACGGTGGCAGCCGGCGGCGG CGTGACCACCAACAACATGTCGCTTGGCACCATGCACTGCACCCGGTGCGATGAAGGCTTTGAGCCACACGAACGTATCGTCAACTCGAACGGGCAGCTCTGGCATACGCAGTGCTTTGT GTGCGCCCAATGTTTCCGCCAGTTTCAGGACGGTATATTCTACGAGTTCGAGGGTCGCAAATACTGCGAGAAGGATTTCCACATCCTGTTTGCGCCGTGCTGCAACAAGTGCAACAACTTTGTAATTGGACGCGTCATCAAAGCGATGGCCGCGAACTGGCATCCGCAGTGTTTCACTTGCGAACGGTGCAGCATACCGCTGGCCGATTCGGGCTTCATACGCAATCAGAATCGGGCCCTCTGTCACGATTGTAATCGCAAGGAGAAGGAGGTCGGCCTCGGCAAGCTGGTTTGCAACAAGTGCCA TGGCATTATTGATGATGCACCATTGCGCTTCCGAGGTGAAGTTTACCATGGGTATCATTTCAACTGTACGGCTTGCGGTGCCGAACTGGACTCGTCCGCACGGGAGGTGAAGAATCGCAGCGGTTACGCGGCCAATGACATGAACGAGTTGTACTGTTTGCGGTGTCACGATCGTATGGGCATTCCGATTTGTGGTGCCTGTCGGCGTCCGATCGAGGAACGAGTTGTGACCGCACTGGGAAAACACTGGCACGTAGAG CACTTTGTTTGTGCCAAATGTGAAAAACCGTTCCTTGGTCATCGACACTACGAGAAGCGCGGCATGGCCTACTGTGAGACGCACTACCATCAGCTGTTCGGGAATTTGTGCTTTGTCTGCAATCAAGTCATCGCTGGCGATG TTTTTACCGCCTTGAACAAGGCCTGGTGCGTTCATCACTTCTCCTGTTCAATCTGCGACCAGAAGCTGGATCAAAAGTCTAAATTCTTCGAGTACGACGAGAAACCAGTGTGCAAGAAATGTTACGAACGGTTCCCGAACGAGCTGCGCCGGCGTTTGCgtatttcgcatgaaaatactATCAAAAAGCCCGTTCCATAG
- the LOC125760649 gene encoding LIM and senescent cell antigen-like-containing domain protein 1 isoform X2 codes for MAPVAGVTTNNMSLGTMHCTRCDEGFEPHERIVNSNGQLWHTQCFVCAQCFRQFQDGIFYEFEGRKYCEKDFHILFAPCCNKCNNFVIGRVIKAMAANWHPQCFTCERCSIPLADSGFIRNQNRALCHDCNRKEKEVGLGKLVCNKCHGIIDDAPLRFRGEVYHGYHFNCTACGAELDSSAREVKNRSGYAANDMNELYCLRCHDRMGIPICGACRRPIEERVVTALGKHWHVEHFVCAKCEKPFLGHRHYEKRGMAYCETHYHQLFGNLCFVCNQVIAGDVFTALNKAWCVHHFSCSICDQKLDQKSKFFEYDEKPVCKKCYERFPNELRRRLRISHENTIKKPVP; via the exons ATGGCTCCAGTAGCAGG CGTGACCACCAACAACATGTCGCTTGGCACCATGCACTGCACCCGGTGCGATGAAGGCTTTGAGCCACACGAACGTATCGTCAACTCGAACGGGCAGCTCTGGCATACGCAGTGCTTTGT GTGCGCCCAATGTTTCCGCCAGTTTCAGGACGGTATATTCTACGAGTTCGAGGGTCGCAAATACTGCGAGAAGGATTTCCACATCCTGTTTGCGCCGTGCTGCAACAAGTGCAACAACTTTGTAATTGGACGCGTCATCAAAGCGATGGCCGCGAACTGGCATCCGCAGTGTTTCACTTGCGAACGGTGCAGCATACCGCTGGCCGATTCGGGCTTCATACGCAATCAGAATCGGGCCCTCTGTCACGATTGTAATCGCAAGGAGAAGGAGGTCGGCCTCGGCAAGCTGGTTTGCAACAAGTGCCA TGGCATTATTGATGATGCACCATTGCGCTTCCGAGGTGAAGTTTACCATGGGTATCATTTCAACTGTACGGCTTGCGGTGCCGAACTGGACTCGTCCGCACGGGAGGTGAAGAATCGCAGCGGTTACGCGGCCAATGACATGAACGAGTTGTACTGTTTGCGGTGTCACGATCGTATGGGCATTCCGATTTGTGGTGCCTGTCGGCGTCCGATCGAGGAACGAGTTGTGACCGCACTGGGAAAACACTGGCACGTAGAG CACTTTGTTTGTGCCAAATGTGAAAAACCGTTCCTTGGTCATCGACACTACGAGAAGCGCGGCATGGCCTACTGTGAGACGCACTACCATCAGCTGTTCGGGAATTTGTGCTTTGTCTGCAATCAAGTCATCGCTGGCGATG TTTTTACCGCCTTGAACAAGGCCTGGTGCGTTCATCACTTCTCCTGTTCAATCTGCGACCAGAAGCTGGATCAAAAGTCTAAATTCTTCGAGTACGACGAGAAACCAGTGTGCAAGAAATGTTACGAACGGTTCCCGAACGAGCTGCGCCGGCGTTTGCgtatttcgcatgaaaatactATCAAAAAGCCCGTTCCATAG
- the LOC125760654 gene encoding ATPase H(+)-transporting accessory protein 2: MLRAISLLFALAAVANCDQLSVLYSPKAVEFSGNSRLDSESLPEVFGAALGYSVSLPTEWDGMVIKDPFNTANGAVVVVAEGLESVAVEGAKSYQLDGNTGSVALSELIQKSADHQGVNFEVDLKESSDSFATPLGTVQPDDEEVKPQHLKPKSNKADSDFLRQIAFLNGLSDLLVTSTDRIPTVHIVRVSFEALLAAHEPNSPALDEAKKLFVNALAGLETASEKAFDGAVIVGLVTASEGQLVVRSKRQATQPKQEGDNDNPMNLATKYNSNYPVIFNIILWFSVVLVFSLLAISIVIGTMDPGRDSIIYRMTSTRMKKDN, encoded by the exons ATGTTGCGGGCGATTTCCCTTTTATTTGCACTGGCTGCAGTTG CAAACTGTGATCAACTATCCGTGCTATATTCGCCAAAAGCGGTGGAATTCAGTGGAAACAGCCGGTTGGATTCGGAATCGCTGCCGGAAGTGTTCGGAGCTGCCCTTGGCTACTCCGTTAGCCTGCCGACGGAATGGGACGGTATGGTGATAAAGGATCCTTTCAACACTGCGAACGGTGCCGTAGTGGTTGTTGCCGAGGGTCTTGAATCCGTTGCAGTCGAG GGTGCCAAGAGTTATCAGCTGGACGGTAATACCGGATCCGTTGCACTCAGCGAGTTGATCCAGAAGTCGGCCGACCATCAAGGTGTCAACTTTGAGGTGGACCTGAAGGAATCGTCCGATAGCTTTGCCACTCCGCTCGGTACGGTTCAGCCAGACGATGAGGAGGTGAAGCCACAACATCTGAAACCAAAATCGAACAAAGCCGATTCAGACTTTCTACGCCAGATTGCGTTTTTGAACGGATTGAGCGATCTGCTCGTGACGTCGACCGATCGTATCCCAACGGTGCACATTGTGCGTGTATCATTCGAAGCACTGTTGGCCGCACACGAACCAAATTCTCCCGCATTGGACGAGGCAAAGAAACTGTTCGTTAATGCACTGGCAGGATTGGAAACGGCATCGGAAAAGGCATTCGATGGGGCTGTTATTGTTGGACTGGTAACGGCCAGCGAAGGTCAGTTGGTGGTTCGTTCAAAGCGTCAAGCAACACAGCCGAAACAGGAAGGTGATAAT GATAACCCGATGAATTTGGCTACTAAGTATAACAGCAATTATCCAGTCATCTTCAACATCATTCTGTGGTTCAGCGTTGTGCTAGTGTTCTCGCTGCTCGCCATCTCTATTGTAATCGGCACAATGGATCCAGGTCGCGATTCCATCATCTACCGTATGACTTCCACCAGAATGAAGAAGGACAACTAA